From Streptomyces chrestomyceticus JCM 4735, one genomic window encodes:
- a CDS encoding hemerythrin domain-containing protein, which produces MSEQPDVVELLKQQHRQIRELFDEVGDSKDADRTDAFHRLVRLLAVHETAEEEVVHPYARRHLAGGDQVVDARVEEEERAKQVLSELSSLDTGAPEFHDRFTALRQDVLTHADAEERTEFDRLRDVTDQRGLETLARAVKAAEALAPTRPHPGTDSAAKNLAAGPVAAVVDRTRDAVRKAMGNS; this is translated from the coding sequence ATGAGCGAACAGCCGGACGTCGTCGAACTGCTCAAGCAGCAGCACCGGCAGATCCGCGAACTCTTCGACGAGGTGGGCGACTCCAAGGACGCGGACCGTACGGACGCCTTCCATCGCCTGGTGCGTCTGCTCGCGGTGCACGAGACGGCCGAGGAAGAGGTCGTCCACCCGTACGCCCGCCGGCACCTCGCCGGCGGCGACCAGGTGGTCGACGCACGCGTCGAGGAGGAGGAACGCGCCAAGCAGGTGCTGAGCGAGCTGTCGTCGCTGGACACCGGGGCGCCGGAGTTCCACGACCGGTTCACCGCGCTGCGGCAGGACGTGCTCACCCACGCCGACGCCGAGGAGCGCACGGAGTTCGACCGGCTGCGGGACGTGACGGACCAGCGCGGCCTGGAGACCCTGGCGCGTGCCGTCAAGGCCGCCGAGGCGCTGGCACCGACCCGGCCGCACCCCGGCACGGACAGCGCGGCCAAGAACCTCGCGGCCGGGCCCGTGGCCGCGGTCGTCGACCGCACCCGGGACGCCGTACGGAAGGCCATGGGCAACTCCTGA
- a CDS encoding 4-hydroxybenzoate 3-monooxygenase — translation MRPTPPPAPATTTVGIVGGGPAGLLLARLLHRSGIDSVVLESRDRAYVEHRQRAGVLEQGTVDTLRACGAGERLDRYGLVHHGIRLRYDGRSHRVDLPALTGGRSVVVYAQTEMVKDLIGLQLADGGPLVFGARALAVTGADTARPVIHYAHEGREHTLTCDYVVGCDGFHGVTRDAVPTGARRTYERAYPYSWLGVLADVPPSCDELVYAHSERGFALFSMRSPTVSRLYLQVSNGTDPADWPDERIWDELDARSATDGSWELARGPITAKSVLPMRSVVTEPLRYGRVLLAGDAAHIVPPTGAKGLNLAVSDVTELARAFAHLKETGSGELLDGWSDACLRRVWRAEHFSYFMTTTLHTAPGQSAFDTRLQLAQLDRIASSPHAAAELAENYTGVPQAPGARFGPAAVGTRRGSGTLSASPP, via the coding sequence ATGCGCCCCACGCCCCCTCCCGCCCCCGCCACGACCACGGTCGGCATCGTCGGCGGCGGCCCGGCGGGACTGCTCCTGGCGCGGCTGCTGCACCGCTCCGGCATCGACAGCGTCGTCCTGGAGAGCCGTGACCGCGCCTACGTCGAACACCGCCAGCGCGCCGGAGTCCTGGAACAGGGCACCGTCGACACGCTGCGCGCCTGTGGCGCGGGGGAGCGCCTGGACCGGTACGGACTCGTCCACCACGGCATCCGGCTGCGCTACGACGGCCGCTCGCACCGGGTCGACCTCCCGGCCCTGACCGGCGGCCGCAGCGTGGTCGTCTACGCGCAGACCGAGATGGTCAAGGACCTCATCGGCCTCCAGCTCGCCGACGGCGGACCGCTGGTCTTCGGGGCGCGGGCGCTCGCCGTGACCGGCGCGGACACCGCACGGCCCGTGATCCACTATGCGCACGAGGGCCGCGAACACACCCTGACCTGCGATTACGTCGTCGGCTGCGACGGCTTCCACGGGGTCACCCGGGACGCGGTGCCGACCGGAGCCCGCCGTACGTACGAGCGCGCGTACCCGTACTCCTGGCTCGGTGTCCTCGCCGACGTGCCGCCGTCCTGCGACGAGCTGGTGTACGCCCACTCCGAGCGCGGCTTCGCCCTGTTCAGCATGCGCTCGCCCACCGTCAGCCGCCTCTACCTCCAGGTGTCCAACGGCACCGACCCGGCCGACTGGCCCGACGAGCGGATCTGGGACGAACTCGACGCCCGCTCCGCCACCGACGGCTCCTGGGAACTGGCGCGCGGCCCGATCACCGCCAAGTCCGTCCTGCCGATGCGCAGCGTGGTCACCGAACCCCTGCGGTACGGGCGGGTGCTGCTCGCCGGCGACGCGGCGCACATCGTCCCGCCGACCGGGGCGAAGGGGCTCAACCTCGCCGTCTCCGACGTGACCGAGCTGGCCCGCGCCTTCGCCCACCTGAAGGAGACCGGCTCCGGTGAGCTGCTGGACGGCTGGTCCGACGCCTGCCTGCGCCGTGTCTGGCGGGCCGAGCACTTCTCGTACTTCATGACGACGACGCTGCACACGGCGCCCGGCCAGAGCGCGTTCGACACCCGCCTCCAGCTCGCACAGCTCGACCGCATCGCCTCGTCCCCGCACGCGGCCGCCGAACTGGCCGAGAACTACACGGGCGTCCCGCAGGCGCCCGGGGCCCGGTTCGGACCGGCTGCCGTGGGTACCCGCCGCGGCTCCGGAACACTGTCGGCATCACCGCCGTGA
- the pcaC gene encoding 4-carboxymuconolactone decarboxylase, whose product MTSPALPHHRVDGPAAAPPLVLGPSLGTSLSVWEPQVEALARRFRVVRWDLPGHGGTPYEVLTGTGTDAGSGEDTGRTDGPCTVAALGGLVLALADSLGIDRFAYAGISLGGAVGAWLAVHHPERVASLALVCSSARFGDPDGWYERAALVREQGLAPVAATAAGRWFTPAFAGSPAADGLLAGLRTVAPEGYAACCDALATYDLRGELGRITAPTLVVAGRDDPATPPAHARELADGIPAASLTEVAGAAHLANAEQPVPVLAALLGHLTASAPPEHPTDDRTRHAAGTAVRRAVLGNDHVDRAAARTTAFTAVFQDFITRYAWGEIWTRPGLSRHTRSCVTITALVARGHHDELALHLRAALRNGLTPEDIREVLLQSAVYCGVPAANSAFALADRVLAEHREVLAEHREES is encoded by the coding sequence ATGACGTCCCCCGCCCTCCCGCACCACCGCGTGGACGGCCCCGCCGCCGCGCCTCCGCTCGTCCTGGGGCCGTCGCTGGGCACCTCGCTCTCCGTCTGGGAACCCCAGGTGGAGGCGCTGGCGCGCCGGTTCCGGGTCGTGCGCTGGGACCTGCCGGGGCACGGCGGGACACCGTACGAAGTGCTCACGGGCACGGGCACCGACGCGGGATCAGGCGAGGACACCGGCCGTACGGACGGGCCCTGCACGGTCGCCGCCCTCGGCGGCCTGGTCCTCGCCCTCGCCGACTCCCTCGGCATCGACCGTTTCGCGTACGCGGGCATCTCCCTGGGCGGCGCGGTCGGCGCCTGGCTCGCCGTGCACCACCCCGAGCGGGTCGCCTCCCTCGCCCTGGTGTGCTCCTCGGCCCGCTTCGGCGACCCGGACGGGTGGTACGAACGGGCCGCGCTCGTACGGGAACAGGGCCTCGCGCCGGTCGCCGCCACGGCCGCCGGCCGCTGGTTCACCCCGGCCTTCGCCGGATCACCGGCGGCGGACGGACTGCTGGCCGGGCTGCGTACGGTGGCCCCCGAGGGCTACGCGGCCTGCTGCGACGCGCTCGCCACCTACGACCTGCGCGGCGAACTGGGCCGGATCACGGCGCCCACCCTCGTCGTCGCAGGCCGCGACGACCCCGCGACGCCGCCCGCCCACGCCCGCGAACTCGCGGACGGCATCCCCGCCGCGAGCCTCACCGAGGTCGCCGGGGCCGCCCACCTGGCCAACGCCGAGCAGCCCGTACCCGTCCTCGCCGCGCTCCTCGGCCACCTCACGGCCTCCGCGCCGCCGGAGCACCCCACCGACGACCGCACCCGGCACGCCGCCGGTACCGCGGTCCGCCGCGCCGTCCTGGGGAACGACCACGTCGACCGCGCGGCCGCCCGCACCACCGCCTTCACCGCCGTCTTCCAGGACTTCATCACGCGCTACGCCTGGGGCGAGATCTGGACGCGCCCCGGACTGTCCCGGCACACCCGTAGCTGCGTCACGATCACTGCCTTGGTGGCGCGCGGCCACCACGACGAACTGGCCCTGCACCTGCGCGCGGCCCTGCGCAACGGGCTGACTCCCGAGGACATCCGCGAAGTACTGCTCCAGTCGGCCGTCTACTGCGGTGTGCCGGCGGCGAACTCCGCGTTCGCGCTGGCCGACCGCGTCCTCGCCGAGCACCGCGAAGTCCTCGCCGAGCACCGCGAAGAGAGCTGA
- the pcaB gene encoding 3-carboxy-cis,cis-muconate cycloisomerase — protein MSSAEYGLLAPGRADSAVEAATDDAAYVRALLDAEAALTRAQAAVGLAPPSAAEAVTAAAGDTDRYEPRDLAVRARSGGNPVIPLVAALTTAVAGRDAGAAAYVHRGATSQDILDTATMLVCSRALEAVLGDLDATAAALGRLAAEHRDTPMAGRTLTQHAVPVTFGLKAAGWRTLVLDARDRLTAVRGALPAQLGGAAGTLAAFHAFAEADGPGPDSGAGTDLGLRLLTAYAAETGLAEPALPWHTLRTPVADLAGALAHTAGALGKIAADVLALSRTETAELAEGSGGGSSAMPHKSNPVRATLIAAAARQVPALAGVLYGSLAAEDERPAGAWHAEWQPLRDALRLVGGAARDAAELSAGLRVRPERMRANLAATGGGIVAERLAAVLGAPLGRDTAKRLLTDVARRAAEDGTGLAEELDRALRARHPAVADAFPAARLRELADPAAYTGSAGALVDRALRRPGPHRAAPTAQETA, from the coding sequence TTGAGTTCCGCTGAATACGGTCTGCTGGCGCCGGGCCGGGCGGACTCCGCCGTCGAGGCCGCCACCGACGACGCCGCGTACGTACGGGCCCTGCTGGACGCGGAAGCGGCCCTGACCCGGGCGCAGGCGGCGGTCGGCCTGGCGCCACCCTCGGCGGCCGAGGCCGTCACCGCCGCGGCGGGCGACACCGACCGTTACGAACCCCGCGACCTCGCGGTCCGGGCGCGCTCCGGCGGCAACCCGGTCATCCCGCTCGTCGCCGCGCTCACCACCGCGGTGGCCGGGCGCGACGCCGGGGCCGCCGCGTACGTCCACCGCGGCGCCACCAGCCAGGACATCCTCGACACCGCCACGATGCTGGTCTGCTCGCGTGCGCTGGAAGCGGTCCTCGGCGACCTGGACGCGACCGCCGCGGCCCTGGGACGGCTGGCGGCCGAGCACCGCGACACCCCGATGGCGGGCCGTACGCTCACCCAGCACGCGGTACCGGTCACCTTCGGCCTCAAGGCGGCGGGCTGGCGCACACTGGTCCTGGACGCCCGGGACCGGCTCACCGCCGTACGGGGCGCGCTGCCCGCGCAGTTGGGCGGCGCGGCGGGCACCCTCGCGGCGTTCCACGCGTTCGCCGAGGCCGACGGTCCGGGGCCGGATTCCGGGGCCGGCACGGACCTCGGGCTGCGGCTGCTCACCGCGTACGCGGCCGAGACCGGCCTCGCCGAACCCGCCCTGCCCTGGCACACGCTGCGCACCCCCGTCGCCGACCTCGCGGGCGCGCTGGCCCACACCGCCGGTGCCCTCGGCAAGATCGCCGCCGATGTGCTGGCCCTGTCCCGTACGGAGACCGCGGAGCTGGCCGAAGGCAGCGGCGGCGGCTCGTCGGCCATGCCGCACAAGTCCAACCCGGTACGGGCCACCCTGATCGCCGCCGCTGCCCGGCAGGTCCCGGCCCTGGCCGGGGTGCTGTACGGGTCGCTGGCCGCCGAGGACGAACGGCCGGCCGGGGCCTGGCACGCGGAGTGGCAGCCGCTGCGCGACGCCCTGCGCCTGGTGGGTGGCGCGGCGCGGGACGCCGCCGAACTGTCCGCGGGCCTGCGGGTGCGTCCCGAACGGATGCGGGCGAACCTCGCCGCGACCGGCGGCGGGATCGTCGCCGAACGCCTCGCGGCCGTGCTCGGCGCCCCTCTCGGACGGGACACGGCGAAACGGCTGCTCACCGACGTGGCGCGGCGAGCCGCCGAGGACGGCACCGGCCTGGCCGAGGAACTGGACCGCGCCCTGCGCGCCCGGCATCCCGCAGTCGCCGACGCCTTCCCCGCGGCACGGCTGCGGGAACTGGCCGACCCGGCCGCGTACACGGGCTCTGCGGGCGCGCTCGTGGACCGCGCCCTGCGCCGCCCCGGCCCCCACCGCGCCGCACCGACCGCCCAGGAGACCGCATGA
- the pcaG gene encoding protocatechuate 3,4-dioxygenase subunit alpha: MSEQPEAPGQFLAPTPSQTIGPFYGYALPFPGGGDMAPAGHPGTVTLYGRVVDGAGEPVPDALLEFWQAGPDGSLRGAPGSLRRDPATGAVVGRDGVDFTGFGRVPTDADGRYVLRTLPATAPAGRPDAAPYIAVCVFARGLLHHLFTRIYFPEDTAAHAADPLLSRLPARRARTLVARAEGERRYRFDIRLQAADAGDGAADGGEECDEETVFLEFR; the protein is encoded by the coding sequence GTGTCCGAGCAGCCGGAAGCGCCCGGACAGTTCCTCGCCCCCACCCCCTCCCAGACCATCGGCCCCTTCTACGGCTACGCGCTGCCGTTCCCCGGCGGCGGCGACATGGCCCCCGCCGGCCACCCGGGCACCGTCACCCTGTACGGCCGGGTCGTGGACGGCGCGGGGGAGCCGGTGCCGGACGCCCTGCTGGAGTTCTGGCAGGCCGGTCCGGACGGGAGCCTGCGCGGCGCGCCCGGCTCGCTGCGCCGCGACCCGGCGACCGGCGCGGTCGTCGGCCGTGACGGGGTCGACTTCACCGGCTTCGGCCGGGTGCCCACCGACGCGGACGGCCGCTACGTCCTGCGCACCCTGCCCGCCACGGCCCCGGCGGGCCGCCCGGACGCGGCCCCGTACATCGCGGTGTGCGTCTTCGCCCGCGGTCTGCTGCACCACCTGTTCACCCGGATCTACTTCCCCGAGGACACGGCGGCCCACGCGGCCGACCCGCTGCTGTCCCGGCTGCCCGCGCGCCGGGCGCGCACGCTGGTCGCGCGGGCCGAGGGCGAGCGCCGGTACCGCTTCGACATCCGCCTCCAGGCGGCCGACGCCGGAGACGGCGCCGCCGACGGCGGCGAGGAGTGCGACGAGGAGACGGTTTTCCTTGAGTTCCGCTGA
- the pcaH gene encoding protocatechuate 3,4-dioxygenase subunit beta: MTPPGASAAPAPSAHPAPAGPATPPPHPASEQQCVIDREIAALHTAAADARTAGGPVPAHPGRDFAPYRSTRLRHPVQPLAAIDALRDPEAVELAGPAFGRTDVTALDADLTRQHAGEPLGERITVTGRVRDRAGRPVRGQLVEIWQANAAGRYAHQHDQHPAPLDPNFTGVGRCLTDDAGRYTFTTVRPGAYPWRNHHNAWRPAHIHFSLFGTAFTQRLVTQMYFPGDPLFPYDPILASCTDPQARARLVCAYDPELARAEWSLGYRWDIVLDGPSATWTEEDR, translated from the coding sequence ATGACTCCACCTGGCGCATCCGCCGCCCCGGCACCCTCGGCCCACCCGGCCCCCGCGGGCCCGGCGACACCGCCCCCTCACCCCGCATCCGAACAGCAGTGCGTCATCGACCGCGAGATCGCCGCCCTGCACACGGCCGCCGCCGACGCCCGCACGGCGGGCGGCCCCGTACCGGCGCACCCCGGCCGCGACTTCGCCCCGTACCGCAGCACCCGCCTGCGCCACCCCGTCCAGCCCCTGGCCGCGATCGACGCGCTGCGCGACCCGGAGGCCGTCGAACTGGCCGGGCCCGCCTTCGGGCGCACCGATGTCACCGCCCTGGACGCCGACCTCACCCGGCAGCACGCCGGCGAGCCGCTCGGCGAGCGGATCACCGTCACCGGCCGGGTACGGGACCGGGCCGGACGCCCGGTGCGCGGCCAGCTCGTCGAGATCTGGCAGGCCAACGCCGCCGGCCGGTACGCGCACCAGCACGACCAGCACCCGGCCCCGCTCGACCCGAACTTCACCGGCGTCGGCCGCTGCCTGACGGACGACGCGGGCCGCTACACGTTCACCACCGTGCGGCCCGGCGCCTACCCGTGGCGCAACCACCACAACGCCTGGCGCCCGGCCCACATCCACTTCTCGCTCTTCGGCACCGCCTTCACCCAGCGGCTGGTGACCCAGATGTACTTCCCCGGCGACCCGCTGTTCCCGTACGACCCGATCCTCGCCTCGTGCACCGACCCGCAGGCCCGCGCCCGGCTGGTCTGCGCGTACGACCCGGAACTCGCCCGCGCGGAATGGTCCCTGGGCTACCGCTGGGACATCGTGCTGGACGGCCCGTCCGCCACCTGGACCGAGGAGGACCGCTGA
- a CDS encoding CoA-transferase subunit beta, translating to MSGTDDAARRGRDELMEVNAARALAGARSCFVGIGLPSTAANLARRTVNPDLVLVYESGTIGSRPTRLPLSIGDGELADTADAVVSVPEIFNYWLQGGRIDVGFLGAAQLDRFANINTTVVDRGPDRPEGRLPGAGGAPEIAANCGAVLIVLRHTRRNLVPALDFVTTVGHGAGPGDRAALGMRGAGPTAIITDLGVLRPDPDTAELVLSALHPGVTPEQAREATGWDLRVAPDLTTTQAPTDAELSALRALKAAGGKAS from the coding sequence ATGAGCGGTACGGACGACGCCGCGCGCCGCGGCCGCGACGAACTGATGGAGGTCAACGCGGCCCGCGCGCTGGCCGGCGCGCGGAGCTGCTTCGTCGGCATCGGGCTGCCCAGCACGGCCGCCAACCTGGCGCGCCGCACCGTCAACCCGGACCTGGTCCTGGTGTACGAGTCGGGCACCATCGGCTCCCGGCCGACCCGGCTGCCGCTGTCCATCGGCGACGGCGAACTGGCCGACACCGCCGACGCGGTGGTGTCCGTGCCGGAGATCTTCAACTACTGGCTGCAGGGCGGCCGGATCGACGTGGGCTTCCTCGGGGCCGCCCAGCTCGACCGGTTCGCCAACATCAACACCACCGTCGTGGACCGCGGCCCGGACCGGCCCGAAGGCCGGCTGCCCGGCGCGGGCGGCGCCCCCGAGATCGCCGCGAACTGCGGCGCGGTGCTCATCGTGCTGCGGCACACCCGCCGCAACCTGGTGCCCGCCCTCGACTTCGTCACCACCGTCGGGCACGGCGCCGGGCCGGGCGACCGCGCCGCCCTCGGCATGCGCGGCGCCGGGCCCACCGCCATCATCACCGACCTCGGCGTGCTGCGCCCGGACCCGGACACCGCCGAGCTCGTGCTGAGCGCGCTGCACCCCGGCGTGACGCCGGAGCAGGCCCGGGAGGCGACCGGCTGGGACCTGCGTGTCGCACCGGACCTGACGACCACCCAGGCGCCCACCGACGCCGAACTGTCCGCGCTGCGCGCCCTCAAAGCCGCCGGCGGGAAGGCATCATGA
- a CDS encoding CoA transferase subunit A: protein MADIRSLHDAVRDLVHDGDTVALEGFTHLIPFAAAHEIIRQGVTGLTLARMTPDVVYDQLIGAGAARRLVFSWGGNPGVGSLHRFRDAVENGWPHPLELDEHSHAGMANRYVAGASKLPFAVLRGYRGSGLPARTDTISTVTCPFTGEELAAVAALNPDVTIVHAQQADRRGNVQLWGLTGVQKEAVLAAGRVLVTVEEIVEGALEPRPGSVVLPGWVIDAVALVPGGAHPSYAAGYSVRDNDFYQRWDAVSRDRDTFLRWLDENVRNVRKGS, encoded by the coding sequence ATGGCCGACATCCGTTCCCTGCACGACGCCGTGCGGGACCTGGTCCACGACGGGGACACCGTCGCGCTGGAGGGCTTCACCCACCTGATCCCGTTCGCCGCGGCGCACGAGATCATCCGGCAGGGCGTCACGGGTCTGACGCTGGCCCGGATGACCCCGGACGTGGTCTACGACCAGCTCATCGGCGCGGGCGCCGCCCGCCGGCTGGTCTTCTCCTGGGGCGGCAACCCCGGCGTCGGCTCGCTGCACCGCTTCCGCGACGCGGTCGAGAACGGCTGGCCGCACCCGCTGGAACTGGACGAACACAGCCACGCGGGCATGGCCAACCGGTACGTCGCCGGCGCCTCGAAGCTGCCGTTCGCGGTGCTGCGCGGCTACCGGGGCAGCGGCCTGCCCGCCCGTACGGACACCATCTCCACCGTCACCTGCCCGTTCACCGGCGAGGAACTGGCCGCCGTGGCCGCCCTCAACCCGGACGTCACGATCGTCCACGCCCAGCAGGCCGACCGGCGGGGCAATGTGCAGCTCTGGGGCCTGACCGGGGTGCAGAAGGAAGCGGTGCTGGCCGCCGGACGGGTGCTGGTCACCGTCGAGGAGATCGTCGAGGGCGCCCTGGAGCCCCGGCCCGGCTCGGTGGTCCTGCCCGGCTGGGTGATCGACGCCGTCGCGCTCGTGCCCGGCGGCGCCCACCCCTCGTACGCGGCCGGGTACTCGGTCCGGGACAACGACTTCTACCAGCGGTGGGACGCCGTCTCCCGCGACCGGGACACGTTCCTGCGGTGGCTCGACGAGAACGTGCGCAACGTACGGAAGGGCTCCTGA
- a CDS encoding IclR family transcriptional regulator C-terminal domain-containing protein, which yields MTHPAADPPPPPREAVGPLIRSLSVLRALSASGGRQAVGDLVRATGLARSTVDRVLSTLARLGHVRVEGRDAVLAPGLLELGNAYLAASELPDRLAPAADRLADALDESVSLAVPDGDGVRFVHQATRRRAMSLAFRIGDLLPAERGAVGALFAADWDEDAWLRWRQRRAADPTDAGFPAVPPRRDEDAGTEQRGSVAEFTSRVEAARTAGWSLDDQLIEPGLVAVAMPVRDSRGRPVCAVSVVSHTSRLTAEELPAAVLPQLRETVAEMEKSLAAPPPPTSTSLPDPSPTRHASWTRASKQELGPEFVESLARGLLTLTAFGTGRAALPLTTVAEATGLARATARRALLTLEHLGYLTSDGRLFRPTPKVLELGFAPLSGLSLPDIAQPHLAALVERVHDSASMAVLSGTDIRYVARVPTVRIMSVNITVGTRFPAYPTSMGRVLLADLPPAERTAHLAQTDLVPLTRHTVTSPDRLATILEQTHHDGYALVDEELEEGLRSIAVPVRDRHARVVAAVNISTHAGHRSPTETRDTLLPHLRTTAARIEADLHTAGRYLRVPIA from the coding sequence ATGACGCACCCCGCCGCCGACCCGCCACCGCCGCCCCGGGAGGCGGTGGGCCCGCTGATACGCAGCCTGTCCGTGCTGCGCGCGCTCTCCGCGAGCGGCGGACGGCAGGCCGTCGGCGACCTCGTCCGCGCGACCGGGCTGGCGCGCTCCACCGTCGACCGCGTCCTGAGCACCCTCGCCCGCCTGGGCCACGTACGCGTCGAGGGCCGGGACGCGGTGCTCGCCCCCGGCCTGCTGGAACTCGGCAACGCCTACCTGGCCGCCTCCGAACTGCCCGACCGGCTCGCCCCGGCCGCCGACCGGCTCGCCGACGCGCTCGACGAGTCGGTCTCGCTCGCCGTGCCGGACGGCGACGGGGTGCGCTTCGTGCACCAGGCGACGCGGCGGCGGGCGATGTCGCTCGCGTTCCGCATCGGCGACCTGCTGCCCGCCGAACGGGGCGCGGTCGGCGCGCTGTTCGCCGCCGACTGGGACGAGGACGCGTGGCTGCGCTGGCGGCAGCGGCGCGCGGCGGACCCCACGGACGCCGGATTCCCGGCCGTACCGCCGCGCCGGGACGAGGACGCCGGTACGGAACAGCGCGGGTCCGTCGCGGAGTTCACCTCCCGGGTCGAGGCGGCCCGGACCGCCGGTTGGTCACTGGACGACCAACTGATCGAACCGGGCCTGGTCGCCGTCGCCATGCCCGTACGCGATTCCCGGGGCCGCCCGGTGTGCGCGGTGAGCGTCGTCAGCCACACCAGTCGGCTGACCGCCGAAGAACTCCCCGCCGCCGTACTCCCCCAACTGCGCGAAACTGTTGCCGAGATGGAGAAATCCCTGGCCGCTCCACCCCCACCCACCTCCACCTCGCTCCCCGACCCGTCCCCCACCCGGCACGCCTCCTGGACCCGCGCCTCCAAGCAGGAACTGGGCCCCGAGTTCGTCGAGTCCCTGGCCCGCGGCCTGCTCACGCTCACCGCGTTCGGCACCGGCCGGGCCGCCCTCCCCCTGACCACCGTGGCCGAGGCCACCGGCCTGGCCCGCGCCACCGCGCGCCGCGCCCTGCTCACCCTCGAACACCTCGGCTACCTCACCTCGGACGGCCGGCTCTTCCGCCCCACGCCGAAGGTGCTGGAACTGGGCTTCGCCCCGCTCTCCGGCCTGTCCCTCCCGGACATCGCCCAGCCCCACCTGGCCGCGCTGGTGGAGCGGGTGCACGACTCCGCGTCGATGGCGGTACTGTCCGGCACGGACATCCGGTACGTGGCCCGGGTCCCCACCGTACGGATCATGAGCGTCAACATCACCGTGGGCACCCGCTTCCCCGCGTACCCCACCTCCATGGGCCGGGTCCTGCTCGCGGACCTCCCCCCGGCGGAACGCACCGCCCACCTGGCCCAGACCGACCTCGTCCCCCTCACCCGCCACACCGTCACCTCCCCCGACCGCCTGGCCACCATCCTGGAGCAGACGCACCACGACGGATACGCGCTGGTGGACGAGGAGTTGGAGGAGGGACTGCGCTCGATCGCCGTCCCCGTACGCGACCGGCACGCCCGGGTCGTCGCCGCGGTCAACATCTCCACCCACGCGGGCCACCGCTCCCCCACCGAGACCCGCGACACCCTCCTGCCCCACCTCCGCACGACCGCCGCCCGCATCGAGGCGGATCTGCACACGGCGGGGCGGTATCTGCGGGTTCCGATCGCTTAG
- a CDS encoding restriction endonuclease: MGVDGPSARRRVRTYPMRRTVFVLGVLGALVTGGFLAVREVFRWAMEHPGTATLVTVVVLPFVLALVVVAVRGMPRLRELRRAARAGKAEAEAEVARAAVVAEEAAPTVVDDPEPTAVRWSSVEDFLAMDAYAFEQAIAQLCERDGCRDVQVVGGAGDLGADVLATTSDGRRIIIQCKRYCTTNKVGSQDMQRFGGTCYTVHEAEIAAVVTTSSFTEPAVDYADTCGIRCFDGDRLVAWSNGGGPAPWG, encoded by the coding sequence ATGGGAGTTGACGGGCCGTCGGCCCGGCGTCGTGTCCGTACGTATCCGATGCGGCGGACGGTGTTCGTCCTGGGTGTCCTGGGCGCTCTGGTGACGGGTGGGTTTCTCGCCGTGCGCGAGGTGTTCCGGTGGGCGATGGAGCATCCGGGTACGGCCACTCTCGTGACCGTCGTCGTCCTCCCGTTCGTCCTGGCGCTGGTCGTGGTGGCGGTGCGCGGGATGCCGCGCCTGCGCGAGCTGCGGCGGGCGGCCCGGGCGGGGAAGGCCGAGGCGGAGGCGGAAGTGGCCAGGGCGGCGGTCGTGGCGGAGGAGGCCGCACCGACCGTGGTGGACGACCCCGAGCCCACGGCCGTCCGCTGGAGCAGCGTCGAGGACTTCCTGGCCATGGACGCATACGCCTTCGAGCAGGCGATAGCCCAGCTCTGCGAACGCGACGGCTGCCGGGACGTCCAGGTGGTCGGCGGCGCGGGGGACTTGGGCGCGGACGTCCTGGCCACCACGTCCGACGGCCGGCGGATCATCATCCAGTGCAAGCGCTACTGCACGACGAACAAGGTCGGCTCCCAGGACATGCAGCGCTTCGGCGGCACCTGCTACACGGTGCACGAGGCCGAGATCGCCGCCGTCGTCACCACCAGCTCCTTCACCGAACCGGCCGTCGACTACGCCGACACCTGCGGCATCCGCTGCTTCGACGGCGACCGGCTCGTGGCGTGGTCGAACGGGGGCGGGCCGGCGCCCTGGGGGTGA